TTTGTTGCGCTTCAGATAGTTGTCGCTCTCAGCGGAAATTTCATCGTTATTGCAAGCTTCTGCACCTTCCGGGACTTACGGacaaaatgcaattttttcatCATCTCTCTCGCAATAAGCGACGTTTTAGTGGCATCAATTGCCATGCCATTTTGGCTGCTGGTTCAACTCTCAAACAACGTTTGGATCTATAGCAAGGAACTGAAAGCGTTTTGGGATTGCATGGATATTTTGTGTGGTACGGCATCAATCATGAATCTAACAGCAGTGAGTTTTGACCGTCAGTTGGCCATCACATCTCCTTTTGCTTATCCGAAGATTCTAACAACTCGACGTGTTCTGGTGGTTATCGGTTTTGTATGGTTATACGCAGCAACAATTTCAAGTTCACGGTTTCTAGACTGGCAATTTCCAAACTATCTCTGGTTTGTACCCACAGTTAGCTTCTTTTTACCGTTGCTAATCATGTTGGTTATGTACACACGTATCTATCTTGTGGCTCGTTACCACGCTCGACGCATCGGCAGAAACTACGCTACTGACATCAAAGCTGCTAAAACAATAGCGGTTGTGATTGGAGGATTCGTTATTTGTTGGCTACCATTTTTCGTAGTTGTTTTGTCAGTAGCAAACAGGACACCTACTCATGTAACCTTCTTCAATGTTGCTAAATGGTTAGAATATCTCAACAGCTGTTTGAACCCAGTGATTTACACCTGCTCAAACCGAACTTACAGAAGCGCCTTTAAAAAACTTTTCCGTCGATGCCGGGAAAAAATTAGGAGAGAAGACAGCGACGCTTTGGCGGGAGTATCTACTTGGAAAACTGTGGCTGAAACACACGCCATAACACATCGGGAAGCTTCATCTGACCAGAGCGGCCTTATAACTCCTAACGGAAAGGCTATTGAAGACGCTATAAACGAAAACGTACCACTTAAAGACAAACATTGCGAAATATAATAGTATGGCACATGCGAACTAGCTTACCTAAACTTTAGCTGTAAGACTATGTATATATTGATTATACGTTGACGATTACTATTTCACGATATTTAATTGATATTACGcagagttaagaaaaaaaaaaggatatatGTATATAACTTTTTCCCTTCTATTCTATTGTGAATTTAGGCAACGAACATTTGTGAAAAACCTATCAATGGTTATTAGAAAAAGCAAAACGATGAAAACAAATGCACTTAATTTTCCAGAACGTAGCTTAATGTAAACGTACCTTTCACTTAAATTTCCAgcattaattattttcttttttgtttggtttaaACTGAAGAacatcgaaaaaaaaatcagcaaaCGTGAGATTTCAAGTTGTCGGTTAATTGTTTAGTAACTGTAATCATTACAGAACCTCAGGGAGATTGTGAAGCACAAGAGACAGAATTTAATTGAAGAGTTACACAG
This window of the Acropora muricata isolate sample 2 chromosome 14, ASM3666990v1, whole genome shotgun sequence genome carries:
- the LOC136898396 gene encoding histamine H2 receptor-like isoform X1 — its product is MILLYSNPSITNAEVKTPCRKFFLLKAGMDNETSLNDNTSHALTSGSTNQAIHISTNDMNIVAAVFVALQIVVALSGNFIVIASFCTFRDLRTKCNFFIISLAISDVLVASIAMPFWLLVQLSNNVWIYSKELKAFWDCMDILCGTASIMNLTAVSFDRQLAITSPFAYPKILTTRRVLVVIGFVWLYAATISSSRFLDWQFPNYLWFVPTVSFFLPLLIMLVMYTRIYLVARYHARRIGRNYATDIKAAKTIAVVIGGFVICWLPFFVVVLSVANRTPTHVTFFNVAKWLEYLNSCLNPVIYTCSNRTYRSAFKKLFRRCREKIRREDSDALAGVSTWKTVAETHAITHREASSDQSGLITPNGKAIEDAINENVPLKDKHCEI
- the LOC136898396 gene encoding alpha-1A adrenergic receptor-like isoform X2, translated to MDNETSLNDNTSHALTSGSTNQAIHISTNDMNIVAAVFVALQIVVALSGNFIVIASFCTFRDLRTKCNFFIISLAISDVLVASIAMPFWLLVQLSNNVWIYSKELKAFWDCMDILCGTASIMNLTAVSFDRQLAITSPFAYPKILTTRRVLVVIGFVWLYAATISSSRFLDWQFPNYLWFVPTVSFFLPLLIMLVMYTRIYLVARYHARRIGRNYATDIKAAKTIAVVIGGFVICWLPFFVVVLSVANRTPTHVTFFNVAKWLEYLNSCLNPVIYTCSNRTYRSAFKKLFRRCREKIRREDSDALAGVSTWKTVAETHAITHREASSDQSGLITPNGKAIEDAINENVPLKDKHCEI